A window from Citrus sinensis cultivar Valencia sweet orange chromosome 3, DVS_A1.0, whole genome shotgun sequence encodes these proteins:
- the LOC102625807 gene encoding V-type proton ATPase subunit E has product MNDADVSKQIQQMVRFIRQEAEEKANEISVSAEEEFNIEKLQLVEAEKKKIRQEYERKEKQVEIRKKIEYSMQLNASRIKVLQAQDDLVSNMMEAASKEVLNVSRDHNSYKKLLKGLIVQSLLRLKEPAVLLRCRKDDHHLVESVLESAKEEYAQKLQVHPPEIIVDHHIYLPPGPGHHNAHGPSCSGGVVVASRDGKIVCENTLDARLDVVFRKKLPEIRKQLVSQVAA; this is encoded by the exons ATGAACGACGCTGATGTTTCGAAGCAGATCCAGCAGATGGTGCGGTTTATCCGCCAAGAAGCTGAAGAGAAAGCCAACGAGATCTCAGTTTCTGCCGAAGAA GAATTCAACATAGAGAAGTTGCAGCTGGTGGaagcagagaagaagaagatcagacAAGAGTACGAGCGGAAAGAGAAGCAAGTCGAAATCAGAAAGAAGat TGAGTACTCCATGCAGCTGAATGCTTCTCGGATCAAAGTTCTTCAAGCTCAGGATGATTTGGTCAGTAATATGATGGAGGCAGCATCAAAGGAGGTTTTGAATGTGAGTCGCGATCACAATTCATATAAGAAGCTTTTGAAGGGTCTTATTGTTCAG AGTTTGCTCAGGCTGAAAGAGCCAGCTGTGTTACTGAGATGCCGCAAAGATGACCATCATTTGGTGGAGTCTGTTTTGGAGTCAGCAAAAGAGGAATATGCACAGAAATTGCAGGTTCACCCACCAGAGATAATTGTGGATCATCACATCTATCTTCCGCCTGGCCCTGGCCATCATAATGCCCATGGTCCATCCTG CTCAGGAGGTGTCGTGGTGGCTTCTCGAGATGGGAAGATAGTATGTGAGAATACCCTTGATGCACGGTTGGATGTTGTGTTCCGTAAAAAACTTCCTGAG ATCCGGAAGCAGCTCGTCAGTCAGGTTGCTGCATGA